The Kiloniellales bacterium DNA window AGCGCCACCACGACGGTGTTCTGCAGGCCGATCAGGATCCGGTCGTCCTCGGCCAGGGCGCCGAACCACTTGAGGGTCCAGCCTCGCCACTGGGTCACCGAGGGATAGTCGTAGGCGTTGAAGGCGGCCAGGGACATCACGATCAGCGGCGCGAACATGTAGAGGAAGAAGACCGCGAGGTAGCCGTTCAGGATCGCCTGGGCGACCCGGCTCTCGCTGCTCTCTGCGCTCATGTTGCAGCTCCCAAGCGGCCCGGTGTGAATTGGTCCGGAATCACTTGGCGATGTCCCGGATCCCCACCTTGAAGATCGCCATCATCAGGAAGATGAAGATGATGCAGGCGATCAGCAGGGTGAAGGAGTAGGCGGCGCCGACGTTCCAGTTGAAGCTCTCGAAGAACTGCCGATAGATCAGCTGCGAGAACCAGTCGCCCGACTTGCCCCGGGTCATGATCTGCGGCACCGCGTAGGAGCCGGCGGAGAGCATGAAGGTCATGATGCAGCCGACCGCGATGCCCGGCTTGGCGTGGGGAATCACCACCCGCCGGTGGGTCAGCCAGATCGAGCCGCCGAGGTCCTTGGCCGCCTCGATCTGGTTGCGGTCCAGGGTCTCCAGGGTGTTGTAGATCGGGAAGACCATGAACAGGATGTAGGCGTAGATCATGGCCACGAAGACCGAGCCCGAGTACTCCAGGAAGGGCACCCAGCTCTTGGCCTCGAAGGAGACGAAGCCGAGCCAGGCGAGGAAGGAGTTGATGACCCCCTGGTAGTCCAGGATCATCAGCCAGGCGTAGACCCGCAGCAGCTCGTTGATGGCGTAGGGGATGGTCAACCCCAGCAGCAGCAGCGCCGCCTTGCCCGGTGTCGAGAGATGCGCCACCGCGTAGGCGATGGGGTAGCAGACCACCAGCGCCAGCAGGGTCACCAGGGCCGCATAGGCGATGGTCTTGACGAAGATGTTGAAGTGCAGCCCCGACATCTTGGTGTAGTTCTGCAGGCCGTAGACCTTGGGCGGGTCCTGCTCCTGCGCCTCGAGCTCGACGATCTCGGCCTCCAGACGGCCGATGGTCGCCTCCAGCTCGGCCCTCTTCTCCGGGGCCAGGTCGTTGGCGAGGTCGAACTTGGCGGTCTCCAGCTCGGTGTAGGCGCGGTCGATGCGCAGGGAGATCTCGTTGCCGCGTTCCTTCGACCAGAGCGACTGCTCCAGCATCATGGCCTGCGGCACGATGACCAGGACCGCGAGCCAGACGACGGTCAGGCCGACGAAGAGGCCGGTCAGGCCGCGACCGTAGCTGCGCAGCAGGTCATTCATCGGCCAGGTCTCCGGCCCGCAGGACCAGCGCGTCCTCGGCGCGGAAGCCGACCTTCTGGCGCCCGGCGAACTGGGCCGGCATCTCGGCGGAGTTGGTCACGTGCATGGTCAGCGGCAGGCCCTGGGCGTTGAGGAACATGTTGACGAAGGGCCCTTCCAGCTCGCGGCCCTCGACCTCGGCCTCGAGCTGGTTGCCGAGCCTGCCCTCGCGCTCCTGGCGGACCAGGCCGAGGCGCTCCGGCCGGACGAAGATCATCGCGCTGTCGCCGACGCCGAGACCGTCGCCGTTGAGACCTAGGAAGCGGCCCAGCGGGGTCTCGACCTGGGCCATGCCGTCGTCGAGCCCCGCGACCTTGCCGCGGAAGACGTTCTGCTGGCCGACGAAGGTGGCGACAAAGGGCGTCCTGGGGTTTAGGTAGATCTCGTCGGCGGTCCCGATCTGCTCGACTCGGCCGTGGTTCATCACCGCGACCCGGTCCGACATGGTCAGGGCCTCGCCCTGGTCGTGGGTGATGAAGACGAAGGTGACGCCGGTCTTGCGCTGGATCTCCCGAAGCTCGCTGCGCATGTGCTGGCGCAGCTTGAGGTCGAGCGCCGACAGGGGCTCGTCAAGCAGCAGCACCGAGGGCTCGACCGCCAGAGCCCGGGCGACGGCGACCCGCTGGCGCTGGCCGCCGGACAGCTCGGTCGGCTTCTTGCCGCCCTGCCCGGCGAGGTCGACCAGCGCAAGCAGCTCCTCGGCGCGCTTGCGCCGCGCCGCCTTGTCGACGCCGCGGGCCTCCAGGCCGAAGGCCACGTTCTCCCAGACCGTCATCAGGGGGAAGAGCGCCAGGTTCTGGAAGATCAGGGCGGTCGGACGGTTATTGGGGCCGCGACCGCGCATGTCCGCGCCGCCGATCAGGATCTGGCCCTCGGAGGGCTCGATG harbors:
- a CDS encoding ABC transporter permease subunit, with translation MNDLLRSYGRGLTGLFVGLTVVWLAVLVIVPQAMMLEQSLWSKERGNEISLRIDRAYTELETAKFDLANDLAPEKRAELEATIGRLEAEIVELEAQEQDPPKVYGLQNYTKMSGLHFNIFVKTIAYAALVTLLALVVCYPIAYAVAHLSTPGKAALLLLGLTIPYAINELLRVYAWLMILDYQGVINSFLAWLGFVSFEAKSWVPFLEYSGSVFVAMIYAYILFMVFPIYNTLETLDRNQIEAAKDLGGSIWLTHRRVVIPHAKPGIAVGCIMTFMLSAGSYAVPQIMTRGKSGDWFSQLIYRQFFESFNWNVGAAYSFTLLIACIIFIFLMMAIFKVGIRDIAK
- a CDS encoding ABC transporter ATP-binding protein, which gives rise to MRFGDFTAVHRSQLEIEAGEFFSILGPSGCGKTTILRMISGFIEPSEGQILIGGADMRGRGPNNRPTALIFQNLALFPLMTVWENVAFGLEARGVDKAARRKRAEELLALVDLAGQGGKKPTELSGGQRQRVAVARALAVEPSVLLLDEPLSALDLKLRQHMRSELREIQRKTGVTFVFITHDQGEALTMSDRVAVMNHGRVEQIGTADEIYLNPRTPFVATFVGQQNVFRGKVAGLDDGMAQVETPLGRFLGLNGDGLGVGDSAMIFVRPERLGLVRQEREGRLGNQLEAEVEGRELEGPFVNMFLNAQGLPLTMHVTNSAEMPAQFAGRQKVGFRAEDALVLRAGDLADE